In Archangium violaceum, the following are encoded in one genomic region:
- the dbpA gene encoding ATP-dependent RNA helicase DbpA has translation MNFSELALSPPLLQVLEELDFRTATPIQAQSIPVLLQGRDLVGQAKTGSGKTAAFALPILRRIQLQRRRLQALVLCPTRELCAQVAGEFRRLGRRLPGLQVLVLAGGQPVRPQVNALEKGAHIAVGTPGRILDLLQREALETRQLATVVLDEADRMLDMGFREDMERILGETPPTRQTVLFSATFPPDIEALSRAFQKEPVRVTVAEAEAAPDIQQLRYTCEPEEKTALLLRILRQYQPTSAIVFCNLKATVVELTRALVEAGVGADGLQGDMEQMARDDVMAKFRNHSARVLIATDVAGRGIDVEALDAVINFDLPSQPEPYVHRIGRTGRAGRRGLAISITTPRDERKVESIELATGVKMERASVEAQPPASGVSLEAAWETLFISAGRKDKMRPGDILGALTGEAGGLKASDIGKIEIHDHHAYVAVARSIARVALQRLREGRIKGRKYQIERVR, from the coding sequence ATGAACTTTTCCGAGCTCGCCCTCTCACCGCCGCTGTTGCAGGTCCTCGAGGAACTGGATTTCCGGACCGCGACGCCCATCCAGGCCCAGAGCATTCCGGTGTTGTTGCAGGGTCGGGATCTCGTAGGCCAGGCGAAGACGGGGAGCGGGAAGACGGCGGCCTTCGCGCTTCCGATTCTGCGGAGGATCCAGCTGCAGCGGCGGAGGCTTCAGGCACTCGTGCTCTGTCCGACGCGGGAGCTCTGTGCCCAGGTGGCCGGAGAGTTCCGCCGGTTGGGCCGGAGATTGCCGGGACTCCAGGTGCTCGTGCTCGCGGGGGGCCAACCTGTCCGGCCCCAGGTGAACGCGCTGGAAAAGGGCGCCCACATCGCCGTCGGGACGCCGGGGCGCATCCTGGACCTGCTGCAGCGGGAGGCACTCGAGACGCGTCAGCTCGCCACGGTGGTGCTCGACGAGGCCGATCGGATGCTCGACATGGGCTTCCGGGAGGACATGGAGCGCATCTTGGGGGAGACTCCGCCGACGCGGCAGACGGTGCTCTTCTCGGCCACGTTTCCCCCGGACATCGAGGCGCTGAGCCGTGCCTTCCAGAAGGAGCCGGTGCGCGTGACGGTCGCGGAGGCCGAGGCGGCTCCGGACATCCAACAGCTGCGCTACACGTGCGAGCCCGAGGAGAAGACGGCGCTCCTGCTGAGAATCCTGCGGCAGTACCAGCCGACCTCGGCCATCGTGTTCTGCAACCTCAAGGCGACGGTCGTCGAGCTGACGCGGGCACTGGTGGAGGCGGGGGTGGGGGCGGACGGTCTCCAGGGGGACATGGAGCAGATGGCGCGCGATGACGTCATGGCGAAGTTCCGCAATCACAGCGCCCGGGTGCTCATCGCGACGGATGTGGCGGGCCGAGGCATCGACGTCGAGGCGCTCGATGCGGTCATCAACTTCGATCTGCCCTCACAGCCCGAGCCCTACGTGCACCGCATCGGCCGTACGGGGCGCGCGGGAAGAAGGGGCCTGGCCATCTCCATCACCACGCCGCGAGACGAGCGCAAGGTCGAGAGCATCGAGCTCGCCACGGGAGTGAAGATGGAGCGCGCGAGCGTGGAGGCGCAGCCCCCGGCGAGCGGCGTGTCGTTGGAGGCGGCCTGGGAGACGCTCTTCATCTCCGCCGGACGCAAGGACAAGATGAGGCCGGGAGACATCCTCGGAGCCTTGACGGGAGAGGCTGGCGGGCTGAAGGCCTCGGACATCGGGAAGATCGAGATCCACGATCATCACGCCTACGTCGCCGTCGCCAGGAGCATCGCGCGCGTGGCACTCCAGCGGCTGCGCGAGGGCCGGATCAAGGGACGCAAGTACCAGATCGAACGGGTGCGGTAG
- a CDS encoding vWA domain-containing protein, producing MTLKPFSRPVLGAALALFTFASPLALAEAPQKPAQGQGAPAQQPQAQQQPPSQQKQARPRIDVVFVLDTTGSMGGLIEGAKQKIFSIASRIAQGKPTPQVRVGLVAYRDVGDEYVTRRYDLTEDLDGIFTHLRKLQADGGGDTPEHVGRGLGEAVSKLSWDQSRETMKLIFLVGDAPPADRHDDWNFNHWAKRAAEKHIVVNTVRCGADTETERSWKLAAKLTDGRYESLEQSGGMVAVATPYDAELAKVNAELARKTLYAGKKEAQLANQARAEQMAELAPEAAAERIQFLKTTRGAGRAPAAAAAVSSAPVAVGGAVDLASQPEALASVKDDELPQELKGLDAKGREAKVKQLAEEKKSLEEKATKLAAERDAWRAKNVAEKEDSFDANVMKGVKEKAAKYGLSY from the coding sequence ATGACCCTGAAGCCCTTCTCGCGCCCCGTTCTCGGGGCCGCGCTGGCCCTGTTCACGTTCGCGTCTCCCCTGGCCCTCGCCGAGGCCCCCCAGAAGCCCGCCCAGGGCCAGGGCGCACCGGCCCAGCAGCCCCAGGCACAGCAGCAGCCCCCGTCCCAGCAGAAGCAGGCGCGGCCGAGGATCGACGTGGTCTTCGTGCTGGACACGACGGGCTCGATGGGAGGGCTCATCGAGGGAGCGAAGCAGAAGATCTTCTCCATCGCGTCGCGGATCGCCCAGGGCAAGCCGACGCCGCAGGTGAGGGTGGGGCTGGTGGCGTACCGGGACGTGGGGGACGAGTACGTGACGAGGCGGTACGACCTGACGGAGGACCTGGACGGCATCTTCACGCACCTGCGCAAGCTGCAGGCGGATGGGGGAGGGGACACGCCGGAGCACGTGGGGCGAGGCCTGGGCGAGGCGGTGTCGAAGCTGTCGTGGGACCAGAGCCGGGAGACGATGAAGCTCATCTTCCTGGTGGGGGACGCGCCGCCAGCGGATCGCCATGACGACTGGAACTTCAACCACTGGGCGAAGAGGGCGGCGGAGAAGCACATCGTGGTGAACACGGTGCGCTGTGGCGCGGACACGGAGACGGAGAGGAGCTGGAAGCTGGCGGCGAAGCTGACGGACGGGAGGTACGAATCGCTGGAGCAGTCGGGAGGGATGGTGGCGGTGGCGACGCCGTACGACGCGGAGCTGGCGAAGGTGAACGCGGAGCTGGCGCGCAAGACGCTGTATGCGGGGAAGAAGGAGGCGCAGCTGGCGAACCAGGCGCGAGCGGAGCAGATGGCGGAGCTGGCGCCGGAAGCGGCGGCCGAGCGCATCCAGTTCCTGAAGACGACGCGGGGGGCGGGGAGGGCGCCAGCGGCGGCGGCGGCGGTGAGCAGCGCGCCGGTGGCGGTGGGAGGAGCGGTGGACCTGGCGTCACAACCGGAGGCACTGGCGAGCGTGAAGGACGACGAGCTGCCGCAGGAGCTGAAGGGGCTGGACGCGAAGGGGCGAGAGGCGAAGGTGAAGCAGCTGGCGGAGGAGAAGAAGTCGCTGGAGGAGAAGGCGACGAAGCTGGCGGCGGAGCGGGACGCCTGGAGGGCGAAGAACGTGGCGGAGAAGGAGGACTCCTTCGACGCGAACGTGATGAAGGGAGTGAAGGAGAAGGCGGCGAAGTACGGCCTGTCCTACTGA
- a CDS encoding pirin family protein: MMIVRPSEARGHANHGWLDSHHTFSFADYYDPDQMGFRALRVINEDRVAPRSGFGTHPHRDMEIVTYVLSGQIEHRDSMGTLGVLRAGEVQRMTAGTGVLHSEMNKSGEELHFLQIWILPERKGLTPSYEQKAFTEKERQGRFRLVVSPEGTDGALKVHQDLRLYSTLLGKGEQTEYALAPGRHAWLQVARGKGTLNGVELKAGDGVAVSEESRLVLSASEPLEALLFDLA, encoded by the coding sequence ATGATGATCGTTCGACCCTCTGAAGCGCGCGGACATGCGAACCACGGTTGGCTGGACAGCCACCACACCTTCTCGTTCGCGGACTACTACGACCCGGACCAGATGGGCTTCCGCGCCCTGCGCGTCATCAACGAGGACAGGGTGGCGCCGCGCAGCGGTTTCGGCACGCACCCGCACCGGGACATGGAGATCGTCACCTACGTGCTCTCGGGGCAGATCGAGCACCGGGACAGCATGGGCACGCTCGGGGTGCTGCGCGCGGGTGAGGTGCAGCGCATGACGGCGGGCACCGGCGTGCTGCACAGCGAGATGAACAAGAGCGGCGAGGAGCTGCACTTCCTGCAGATCTGGATCCTCCCCGAGCGCAAGGGCCTGACGCCGAGCTACGAGCAGAAGGCCTTCACGGAGAAGGAGCGCCAGGGCCGCTTCCGGCTGGTGGTGTCTCCGGAGGGGACGGATGGCGCGCTGAAGGTGCACCAGGATCTGCGGCTGTACAGCACGCTCCTGGGCAAGGGCGAGCAGACGGAGTACGCGCTGGCCCCGGGCCGGCATGCGTGGCTGCAGGTGGCGAGGGGCAAGGGCACGCTCAACGGCGTGGAGCTGAAGGCCGGGGATGGAGTGGCCGTGTCCGAGGAGTCGCGCCTGGTGCTCAGCGCCTCCGAGCCGCTCGAGGCGCTGCTGTTCGACCTGGCGTGA
- a CDS encoding YceI family protein: protein MSIETWRIDTTHSSIGFTVRHMVVARVHGRFSRYEGRLFVNGDDLTGAQAEVKIEAASIDTQLEARDTHLRSPDFFDVAAFKRVIFRSRRVVAVGKDRYQVVGDLTIKDFTREVVLDTEFLGRVTDPFGTERLAFSARTSIDRKDFGLTWNKALETGGVFVGERIDIELDVQVVKAAALEKAA from the coding sequence ATGTCCATCGAGACCTGGCGGATCGACACCACCCACTCTTCCATCGGCTTCACCGTGCGGCACATGGTCGTGGCCCGAGTGCACGGCCGCTTCAGCCGCTACGAGGGCCGGCTGTTCGTGAACGGCGACGACCTCACGGGCGCGCAGGCGGAGGTGAAGATCGAAGCGGCGAGCATCGACACGCAGCTGGAGGCGCGTGACACCCACCTGCGCTCGCCGGACTTCTTCGACGTGGCGGCCTTCAAGCGGGTCATCTTCCGCAGCAGGCGCGTGGTGGCGGTGGGCAAGGACCGCTACCAGGTGGTGGGGGACCTCACGATCAAGGACTTCACGCGCGAGGTGGTGCTGGACACCGAGTTCCTCGGCCGTGTGACGGATCCGTTCGGCACCGAGCGCCTGGCCTTCAGCGCTCGCACGAGCATCGACCGCAAGGACTTCGGGCTGACGTGGAACAAGGCGCTGGAGACGGGCGGGGTGTTCGTGGGCGAGCGCATCGACATCGAGCTCGATGTGCAGGTGGTGAAGGCGGCCGCGCTGGAGAAGGCGGCATGA
- a CDS encoding spore germination protein GerW family protein encodes MLIPKGSEQAPGATPLAGGYLIREGPRNTGGSNMDVNEVIDRARDAFNVRRVFGEPIQQGEVTVIPAAWVSGGGGGGGGEGSAPEGAEAAGGTGKGFGSGFGLRARPAGAFVLSKGKVRWMPAVDVNRIILGAQVLVGLVLVTFGQRLVRLLLQEGKPLRKRFAK; translated from the coding sequence GTGCTCATTCCGAAAGGCTCCGAGCAGGCGCCCGGTGCGACCCCCCTGGCCGGTGGCTACCTCATCCGGGAAGGTCCTCGGAACACGGGGGGTAGCAACATGGACGTCAACGAAGTCATCGACAGGGCTCGCGACGCCTTCAATGTCCGGCGCGTCTTCGGAGAACCCATCCAGCAGGGCGAGGTGACGGTGATTCCCGCGGCCTGGGTGAGCGGTGGGGGCGGCGGAGGGGGCGGCGAGGGCTCCGCCCCCGAGGGAGCGGAGGCGGCGGGTGGCACCGGCAAGGGCTTCGGCAGCGGCTTCGGTCTGCGGGCCCGTCCGGCCGGCGCCTTCGTCCTGAGCAAGGGCAAGGTGCGCTGGATGCCGGCGGTGGACGTCAACCGCATCATCCTCGGCGCCCAGGTATTGGTGGGCCTCGTCCTGGTGACGTTCGGCCAGCGGCTCGTGCGCCTCCTGCTCCAGGAGGGGAAGCCCCTCCGGAAGCGGTTCGCGAAGTAG
- a CDS encoding peptide chain release factor family protein has translation MNVDPSRRQAALEALALDDDALLKACEVEYFIASGPGGQHRNTTASGVRLTHPPTGLSVTGTERRSQVQNKGAALERLREGLQALTYVPKKRHKTKPTKGSQRRRLETKKREGEKKAQRSKKGLW, from the coding sequence ATGAACGTTGACCCCTCCCGCCGTCAGGCCGCTCTGGAGGCCCTCGCCCTGGACGATGACGCCCTGCTCAAGGCCTGCGAGGTCGAGTACTTCATCGCCTCGGGCCCCGGCGGCCAGCACCGCAACACCACCGCCAGTGGGGTCCGTCTGACCCACCCGCCCACCGGGCTGTCCGTCACGGGCACCGAGCGCCGCAGCCAGGTGCAGAACAAGGGCGCCGCGCTCGAGCGCCTGCGCGAGGGACTCCAGGCGCTCACCTACGTGCCCAAGAAGCGCCACAAGACGAAGCCCACCAAGGGCTCGCAGCGGCGCCGTCTGGAGACGAAGAAACGAGAAGGCGAGAAGAAGGCCCAGCGCAGCAAGAAGGGCCTCTGGTGA
- a CDS encoding GTP pyrophosphokinase, with protein sequence MPTLEDAIALAVEAHRGQRDKAGQTYILHPLRVMLRLNGELERMVAVLHDVVEDSPYTLERLRGLGYPEEVLDALEHLTKREGETYEAFIERVRPHALARRVKLADLEDNMDVRRLPAVTAKDAERLARYRAAWARLTQA encoded by the coding sequence GTGCCCACGCTCGAAGACGCCATCGCCCTGGCCGTGGAGGCCCACCGGGGCCAGCGGGACAAGGCCGGACAGACGTACATCCTCCATCCCCTGCGGGTGATGCTGCGCCTGAACGGGGAGCTGGAGCGGATGGTGGCCGTCCTGCACGACGTGGTGGAGGACTCGCCCTATACGCTGGAGCGGCTGCGCGGGCTCGGCTACCCGGAGGAGGTGCTGGACGCGCTGGAGCACCTGACGAAGCGCGAGGGCGAGACGTACGAGGCCTTCATCGAGCGCGTCCGTCCCCACGCGCTCGCGCGCCGGGTGAAGCTGGCGGATCTGGAGGACAACATGGACGTGCGGCGGCTGCCGGCCGTCACCGCCAAGGACGCCGAGCGGCTGGCTCGCTACCGGGCCGCCTGGGCCCGGCTCACGCAGGCCTGA
- a CDS encoding TIGR02265 family protein translates to MSTESAPSSDRTYDAEQDLQHRLSLATPEHTTRGFLFTSTLRVVRDLGESEAVVKRCMAASGEKSFAEFFNYPTRSLLLLLAAAAQALSGRYGSFGEALRQIGFRAGESYMETPVGRTAMQQAGAAPQQIMGTLQTLYWVLTSYGKPEVTWTGPKSGVLAIQRTLMPLAYHEGAAVSMATKLGMRGAKVRARKTGELSIELEFSW, encoded by the coding sequence ATGAGTACCGAGTCGGCCCCAAGCAGTGATCGCACCTACGACGCGGAGCAGGATCTGCAGCATCGGTTGAGCCTGGCGACGCCGGAGCACACCACGCGCGGCTTCCTGTTCACCTCCACGTTGAGAGTGGTGCGCGACCTCGGGGAGAGCGAGGCGGTGGTGAAGCGCTGCATGGCGGCGAGCGGGGAGAAGTCCTTCGCGGAGTTCTTCAACTACCCCACGCGCTCTCTGCTGTTGTTGCTCGCCGCCGCGGCCCAGGCGCTGAGCGGCCGGTACGGCAGCTTCGGCGAGGCCCTGCGGCAGATCGGCTTCAGGGCCGGGGAGAGCTACATGGAGACCCCGGTCGGCCGGACGGCGATGCAGCAGGCCGGAGCGGCTCCCCAGCAGATCATGGGCACCCTGCAGACGCTCTACTGGGTGTTGACGAGCTACGGAAAGCCCGAGGTGACCTGGACCGGGCCCAAGAGTGGCGTGCTCGCCATCCAGCGCACCCTCATGCCGCTGGCGTACCACGAGGGCGCGGCCGTCTCGATGGCGACGAAGCTGGGGATGCGCGGCGCGAAGGTGCGCGCGCGCAAGACGGGCGAGCTCAGCATCGAGCTGGAGTTCTCCTGGTGA
- the acnA gene encoding aconitate hydratase AcnA yields the protein MTDSFKSKSQLKVGSATYDFYSLAKVGKDNASVARLPFSLKILLENLLRYEDGRVVKREHIEKMLAWNPKADPDTEISFHPARVLLQDFTGVPAVVDLAAMREALAAMGGDPAKINPRNPADLVIDHSFQVDVFGTSDAFRANAELEFERNKERYAFLRWGQNAFKNFRVVPPDVGICHQVNLEYLAQVAFRQGNVVCPDTLVGTDSHTTMVNGLGVVGWGVGGIEAEAALLGQPITMLIPQVVGFKLTGKLPAGATATDLVLTVTQMLRKKGVVGKFVEFHGNGLKSLSLPDRATIANMAPEYGATIGFFPVDEESLNYLRFTGRPTELVALAEAYYKEQGLFHTESTPDPVFSDTLELDLSTVVPSLAGPKRPQDRVPLKDMKVGYEKSLVEMLSAGKSKGEDDEGGGKAKASAAPVPPERLKQTVTVKQGNQSYELGHGAVVIASITSCTNTSNPAVLLGAGLLAKKAVERGINVKPWVKTSLAPGSRVVTDYLKEAGLMPYLEALGFHIVGYGCATCIGNSGPLPDPVADAVTTGDLVVAAVLSGNRNFEGRINPHVRMNYLASPPLVVAYALAGEVGRDLDNEPLGTDRNGAAVYLKDIWPTAEEIRQLIGSAVKPEQFRSQYSRAMEGDQLWQQLQSGGGNTFKWDPKSTYVRKPTFLENIPAEPKPLSDIKGAQVLALLGDSVTTDHISPAGNIAKTSPAAKYLMEQGVEPKDFNSYGARRGNHEVMVRGTFANIRLKNLLVPGVEGGVTVHIPTRERMSIYDASMKYQQAGTPLVVLAGAEYGTGSSRDWAAKGTAMLGIKAVIAKSFERIHRSNLIGMGVLPLQFEAGQDAQSLGLTGHETFEIVGIAENLAPQKKLTVKATGEGGTKEFTALCRIDTPNELDYYRHGGILLYVMRQLAKA from the coding sequence ATGACGGACAGTTTCAAGAGCAAGAGCCAGTTGAAGGTGGGCTCGGCCACGTACGACTTCTACAGCCTCGCCAAGGTGGGCAAGGACAACGCCTCGGTCGCGCGCCTGCCCTTCTCGCTGAAGATCCTGCTTGAGAACCTGCTGCGCTACGAGGATGGCCGCGTGGTGAAGCGCGAGCACATCGAGAAGATGCTCGCCTGGAACCCCAAGGCCGACCCGGACACTGAAATCTCCTTCCACCCGGCCCGCGTGCTGCTGCAGGACTTCACCGGCGTGCCCGCGGTGGTGGACCTGGCCGCCATGCGCGAGGCGCTCGCCGCCATGGGGGGCGATCCCGCGAAGATCAACCCGCGCAACCCGGCCGACCTGGTCATCGACCACTCGTTCCAGGTGGACGTGTTCGGCACCTCGGACGCCTTCCGCGCCAACGCCGAGCTCGAGTTCGAGCGCAACAAGGAGCGCTACGCGTTCCTGCGCTGGGGCCAGAACGCGTTCAAGAACTTCCGCGTGGTGCCGCCCGACGTGGGCATCTGCCACCAGGTGAACCTGGAGTACCTGGCCCAGGTGGCCTTCCGTCAGGGCAACGTGGTGTGCCCCGACACGCTGGTGGGCACCGACAGCCACACCACCATGGTCAACGGCCTGGGCGTGGTGGGCTGGGGCGTGGGCGGCATCGAGGCCGAGGCCGCGCTGCTCGGCCAGCCCATTACGATGCTCATCCCGCAGGTGGTGGGCTTCAAGCTGACGGGCAAGCTGCCCGCGGGCGCCACCGCGACGGACCTGGTGCTCACCGTCACGCAGATGCTCCGCAAGAAGGGCGTGGTGGGCAAGTTCGTCGAGTTCCACGGCAACGGCCTCAAGAGCCTGTCGCTGCCGGACCGCGCCACCATCGCCAACATGGCGCCCGAGTACGGCGCCACCATCGGCTTCTTCCCGGTGGACGAGGAGAGCCTCAACTACCTGCGCTTCACCGGCCGCCCGACGGAGCTCGTCGCGCTCGCCGAGGCCTATTACAAGGAGCAGGGCCTCTTCCACACCGAGAGCACGCCGGACCCGGTCTTCAGCGACACGCTGGAGCTGGACCTGTCCACGGTGGTGCCGAGCCTCGCCGGCCCCAAGCGCCCGCAGGACCGGGTGCCCCTCAAGGACATGAAGGTCGGCTACGAGAAGTCGCTGGTGGAGATGCTCTCCGCTGGCAAGAGCAAGGGCGAGGACGACGAGGGCGGCGGCAAGGCCAAGGCCTCCGCGGCCCCGGTGCCTCCCGAGCGCCTCAAGCAGACCGTCACCGTCAAGCAGGGCAACCAGAGCTACGAGCTGGGCCACGGCGCGGTCGTCATCGCCTCCATCACCTCGTGCACCAACACCTCCAACCCGGCGGTGCTGCTGGGCGCGGGCCTGCTGGCCAAGAAGGCGGTGGAGCGCGGCATCAACGTGAAGCCCTGGGTGAAGACGAGCCTGGCCCCGGGCAGCCGCGTGGTGACGGACTACCTCAAGGAGGCCGGCCTCATGCCCTACCTGGAGGCGCTCGGCTTCCACATCGTGGGCTACGGCTGCGCCACCTGCATCGGCAACTCGGGCCCGCTGCCGGACCCGGTGGCCGACGCCGTCACCACGGGCGACCTCGTGGTGGCCGCGGTGCTCAGCGGCAACCGCAACTTCGAGGGCCGCATCAACCCGCACGTGCGCATGAACTACCTGGCCTCGCCGCCGCTGGTGGTGGCGTACGCCCTGGCCGGTGAGGTGGGCAGGGACCTGGACAACGAGCCGCTGGGCACGGACCGCAACGGCGCCGCCGTGTACCTCAAGGACATCTGGCCCACCGCCGAGGAGATCCGCCAGCTCATCGGCTCCGCGGTGAAGCCCGAGCAGTTCCGCAGCCAGTACTCCCGCGCCATGGAGGGCGACCAGCTCTGGCAGCAGCTCCAGTCGGGCGGCGGCAACACGTTCAAGTGGGACCCCAAGTCCACCTACGTGCGCAAGCCGACCTTCCTGGAGAACATCCCCGCCGAGCCCAAGCCCCTCTCGGACATCAAGGGCGCCCAGGTGCTCGCGCTGCTGGGCGACTCCGTCACCACGGACCACATCTCGCCCGCGGGCAACATCGCCAAGACGAGCCCGGCGGCCAAGTACCTCATGGAGCAGGGCGTGGAGCCGAAGGACTTCAACTCCTACGGCGCCCGCCGCGGCAACCACGAGGTGATGGTGCGCGGCACCTTCGCCAACATCCGCCTGAAGAACCTGCTGGTGCCGGGCGTGGAGGGCGGTGTCACCGTCCACATCCCCACCCGCGAGCGGATGAGCATCTACGACGCCTCCATGAAGTACCAGCAGGCGGGCACTCCGCTCGTGGTGCTCGCGGGCGCCGAGTACGGCACGGGCTCCAGCCGTGACTGGGCCGCCAAGGGCACGGCGATGCTGGGCATCAAGGCCGTCATCGCCAAGAGCTTCGAGCGCATCCACCGCTCGAACCTCATCGGCATGGGCGTGCTGCCGCTGCAGTTCGAGGCGGGTCAGGACGCGCAGAGCCTGGGCCTGACCGGTCACGAGACGTTCGAGATCGTCGGCATCGCGGAGAACCTGGCGCCGCAGAAGAAGCTCACCGTGAAGGCCACGGGCGAGGGCGGCACCAAGGAGTTCACCGCGCTGTGCCGCATCGACACGCCGAACGAGCTCGACTACTACCGGCACGGCGGCATCCTTCTGTACGTGATGCGCCAGCTGGCCAAGGCGTAG
- a CDS encoding cyclic nucleotide-binding domain-containing protein has translation MRQMADGADSFLRQRDRAGQLAAWGRLDVALSEFRRFEAEGRTQEAIAGYEGLAKAWAHGSQLLRAIVACKALTRLEPAHTRTQALIAGLYARHAEGPGELTSAEVEALLDRENPALSVPLFSLLDRDAFVALLDAVEVRTCATGQTVVREGEQGASMVFMVEGRADIVRTLEDGSRQAGPSVVEGGAFGELTLLAEGPRPAGLVAAVPSVLLELTRERLLQVSGRHPLLMRVVEAFCRRRAVDNLLRTHPMFSLLPYEQQRVVAREFRLQRVEAGTTLLTAGATGDAVYLLLRGRCTPYHVHPDGHETPYPVLREGDVLGEISLLLDKPVTAMVRADVPCLLLRLDRSACERHIFSQPGMRDALMRIGAERLRRTARVLAERSLPEGDSSV, from the coding sequence ATGAGACAAATGGCGGACGGAGCGGACAGCTTTCTTCGGCAGAGGGATCGCGCCGGGCAACTGGCCGCCTGGGGGCGCCTGGACGTGGCGCTCTCCGAGTTCCGGCGGTTCGAGGCGGAGGGGCGCACCCAGGAGGCCATCGCCGGTTACGAGGGGCTCGCGAAGGCCTGGGCCCATGGCAGTCAGCTGCTGCGCGCCATCGTGGCGTGCAAGGCGCTGACGAGGCTCGAACCGGCGCACACCCGCACCCAGGCCCTCATCGCGGGCCTCTACGCGCGCCATGCCGAGGGCCCGGGGGAGCTGACGTCCGCCGAGGTGGAGGCCCTGCTGGACCGGGAGAACCCGGCGTTGTCGGTGCCCCTCTTCTCGCTGCTGGACCGTGACGCGTTCGTGGCCCTGCTCGACGCGGTGGAGGTGCGCACGTGCGCGACCGGCCAGACGGTGGTGCGCGAGGGCGAGCAGGGCGCGTCGATGGTCTTCATGGTGGAGGGGCGCGCGGACATCGTGCGGACGCTGGAGGACGGCTCGCGGCAGGCGGGGCCCTCGGTGGTGGAGGGCGGGGCCTTCGGGGAGCTGACGCTGCTGGCCGAGGGGCCCCGGCCGGCGGGCCTGGTGGCGGCCGTCCCCTCCGTGCTGCTGGAGCTGACGCGGGAGCGGCTGTTGCAGGTGTCCGGCCGGCATCCGCTGCTGATGCGGGTGGTGGAGGCCTTCTGCCGCAGGCGCGCGGTGGACAACCTGCTGCGCACCCACCCGATGTTCTCGCTGCTGCCGTACGAGCAGCAGCGGGTGGTGGCGCGCGAGTTCCGGCTCCAGCGGGTGGAGGCGGGCACGACGCTGCTCACCGCCGGGGCCACCGGAGACGCCGTCTACCTGCTGCTGCGCGGCCGGTGCACCCCCTACCACGTGCACCCGGACGGCCATGAGACGCCCTACCCGGTGCTGCGCGAGGGCGACGTACTCGGGGAGATCTCCCTGCTGCTGGACAAGCCGGTGACGGCGATGGTGCGCGCGGACGTCCCGTGCCTGCTGCTGCGGCTGGATCGCTCGGCGTGCGAGCGGCACATCTTCAGCCAGCCGGGCATGCGCGACGCGCTGATGCGGATCGGCGCCGAGCGCCTGCGGCGTACCGCCCGCGTCCTCGCGGAGCGCTCCCTGCCCGAGGGCGACTCGAGCGTGTGA